A part of Gossypium hirsutum isolate 1008001.06 chromosome A07, Gossypium_hirsutum_v2.1, whole genome shotgun sequence genomic DNA contains:
- the LOC107930834 gene encoding golgin subfamily A member 4 isoform X6, with protein sequence MNQLDRGGEAKFEVDGRLTLSGHGECDEPLEGATPGVTSMEGASNETEEAISRDASIVSTGASSSSWEDGSLAASSQLTNEQAPDVIPYSPVKEEQEMCPSFSDYGEGNSLEGNQQYLPEVSFVSEDLGHERSLQMTRLISSNLILSLARGGTPVKLSQLVEAMRSLDEDEYRLLLNSHESVSLEISGTDNLSPSYHPDIFEKLKEELYLTSFSKDIFYLKLSEQSDLHMESERHCHQLLDEISLLHSSINKVHETNACLGEELAQCRSELQISGSGREELQNELNTALLQTEEFSSRANELQSSLVRSQEDLSSLFSELSEYKNQVATLQADNVNLNRTVYSLTDERSTIAQEKESSLLENEKLLLELARYKDLVITSQVESEQLNMNLASLTEERKALVDEKMLSLEENEKLRTELADCKSLISALQVEHSNIINLAIMSEERIKLEEEKELLAQGKEKAALDLEECKDLLASLQLEKSKLNGELAFVTEERKKLEEDKDYFIHENERLASELLVLQDQLTRQNGEQMQLEAELKVLTVHLEKLMEENNFLNASLDVHKAKLVETDSRGNQNIEAGSQVKGLGVSREVLENAANYEPSCFIPLKQDSDESTVVSEKPGPNDVVGGSSLVLLEQEVFDDSSGFLVLKGHLKEAERILQNLEMTIEQMHSHSVSLQHSISKSAAPGVSNLTKASEPQVHHDEPEVERRDLAEYQLLGDLFNSTKEVTENLRALLKLLGQDADDASFLYRGERDCRKSANFTFQEHRVLHETLKEYSNILHASNIELGVLYEASKQHAYGIEAKYNELKVLHEALKQQESSLSSENAELGKKLSEYQLKLTEMQSQFSDLKQRSDDTTSALNQQFKNSQKEAAERALMPELELRSMVTQIVETVRRLDLSVGQVSNFSFSDNSSDISDLNSQLAISADSAINNIRELQEQLEIAHAGHDAILNSYKEVDEKYNDLHRNNEFMVGMLHELYNDLKKLVIDSCVLVGEPEMNTQVEKLPDPLDYSKYKILIEQLENVLGERLQLQSVNDQQNLEMMNRTRDVVEMRRECLHSNAIQKLIEQVENVVKLDDSETDSDRTPGSHLELLVCLLVKKYKDIDQQVSNRGEDLGSKMFGLTEVEEKIHQLDALRLQQEFEILTLKESLRQKEEALQTAHSELLKKVSEIEQSEQRVSSVREKLSIAVAKGKGLVVQRDGLKQSLAETSAELERLSQELQVKDAQLQELEIKLKTYSEAGERVEALESELSYIRNSATALRESFLLKDSVLQRIEEILEDLDLPEHFHSRDIIEKVDWLARSTTDNSLPAPDWEQKSSVGGSYSDAGFVTVDTWKEDAQPTLTSGDDWRRKYEDLESKFYGLAEQNEMLEQSLMERNHLVQRWEELLGRIDMPSQMRSMEPEEKIEWLGGALSEANHDKNSLQKKIDDLQNYFGSVAADLEESEKRISDLDSDLQSVALEREHLSERLDALTSDNHNLAAKATQFEVENEKLQIKVSGLKEELDKRIEEEEENLLKMEGEIRRLQYLVCDVLQDPEAKDLGSGGSSTASLEGLLKKLIENYTKLKSVNPEPVDIEIDQTKLCDPTLDQAGSRDALTSQEDVASLKKELEEVQHDLMQAKEERDEYFGKHQSLLHEVQALERKGEELQGLLNQEEQKSASVREKLNVAVRKGKSLVQQRDGLKKTIEEMNAELERLKSELSNQENALADYELKMRDFSTYPKKVEALEADNLFLRNHLTETERMLEEKRHTLNGILNAIADIDAGVEIDTFDPVEKLGQIGKVCHDLHASVSSSKQESQKSKRAAELLLAELNEVQERNDGLQEDLAKISVELTEVTKDREVAEAAKLEVLSRLEELSTVHSEGKRKQYSELMMLQSCVNEVTKGFNDIQNLLYSAFMKDLEFLQNLEVNIKLCLEGDDAQDVAGLPYSISSDLEDKVNFQSTDTSSIANIQEPVDDNAIVEVCSSIWHHLQDLTTEITALKEKFIGCSKSLHEQGYSLWNLVGILHRERNSQKESFEDMRRNIMHLESIGKEKDMELVVLRRNFALLYEACANLVLEIENGKAELLGNSSTTADLELAGALALGGQNRVLSEEQIKTMADKLLSTMKDFLSMKYQIAEGSQREMKITVENLRKDLQEKDIQKDQIFAELVGQIKLAEAAAMNYSRDLQSSKTLVHDLEKELEVVKEENKSLQQRVKELQDVHANSVELHDRVKSLTDVLSSKDQEIEALMQALDEEEVQMEELTKKNEELEKVLQQKNIDLENLEASHGKVVKKLSITVSKFDELRDLSQSLLIKIEQLQSELQDRDAEISFLRQGVTRCTNDLLAASQMNSKRESNEIHEFLTWFEGIVSCVGLPHLHFDMKDIQVPEYKEIIQKKLSSITSELEDLRVAAQSKDESLQAERTKVEELTRMEETLKKTLQEKESLLYLLEGAGDVDHGASANSEIVQVEPVINQWAVPGNSTASQVRSLRKVNNDQVAIHIDSDDVSNSRLEDEDEDKVHGFKSLTTSRIVPRFTRPVSDMIDGLWVSCDRALMRQPALRLAIMIYWAILHSLLAAFVF encoded by the exons GAGACAGAGGAGGCCATCAGCAGAGATGCTAGCATTGTATCTACTGGGGCATCTAGCAGTTCCTGGGAAGATGGAAGTTTGGCTGCTAGTTCTCAATTGACAAATGAACAGGCCCCAGATGTAATACCCTATTCACCTGTCAAAGAAGAACAAGAAATGTGCCCTTCATTTTCTGATTACGGTGAGGGCAACAGTTTAGAAGGAAATCAACAATACTTACCAGAGGTCTCCTTTGTGTCTGAAGATCTAGGTCATGAAAGATCTCTTCAGATGACAAGATTGATTTCATCAAATCTGATTCTGTCTCTTGCCAGAGGTGGTACTCCAGTCAAACTCTCTCAGCTAGTAGAGGCGATGAGAAGTCTTGATGAAGATGAATATAGGCTTTTGCTGAACTCTCACGAATCGGTTTCCCTTGAAATAAGTGGGACCGATAATCTATCACCTTCCTACCATCCAGATATATTCGAGAAATTAAAAGAGGAGTTGTATCTCACAAGTTTTTCAAAAGATATATTTTACTTAAAGCTTTCTGAGCAGTCAGATCTGCATATGGAATCTGAACGGCATTGTCATCAGCTTCTTGATGAAATATCTCTTCTTCATTCTTCCATCAATAAGGTTCATGAGACGAATGCCTGCCTTGGAGAAGAGCTAGCACAATGTAGGTCTGAACTCCAGATTTCTGGAAGTGGAAGGGAGGAGTTGCAGAACGAACTTAATACTGCTTTGTTGCAAACTGAGGAATTTTCTTCTAGAGCAAATGAGTTGCAGAGCAGCCTGGTAAGGTCACAAGAGGATTTATCAAGCCTTTTTTCTGAATTGTCTGAGTACAAGAATCAGGTGGCCACTTTGCAGGCAGATAATGTGAACTTGAATAGGACCGTTTATTCTCTGACTGATGAGAGAAGCACAATTGCACAGGAAAAGGAATCTTCTCTCCTTGAGAATGAAAAACTGTTACTGGAGTTAGCTAGATACAAGGACTTGGTGATCACTTCCCAGGTGGAGAGTGAGCAGTTAAACATGAATCTTGCTTCGCTGACAGAGGAGAGAAAGGCACTTGTGGATGAGAAAATGTTGTCCCTTGAGGAAAATGAGAAGCTACGGACAGAATTAGCTGATTGCAAAAGCTTGATTTCAGCTTTACAGGTGGAACATTCTAATATAATCAATCTTGCTATAATGTCAGAAGAAAGAATAAAGCTTGAAGAAGAGAAGGAGTTGCTTGCACAAGGGAAAGAGAAAGCTGCTCTTGATTTGGAAGAGTGTAAAGATTTGTTGGCTTCTTTACAACTTGAAAAATCCAAATTGAATGGTGAACTTGCTTTCGTTACAGAGGAGAGAAAGAAGCTTGAGGAGGACAAGGATTATTTCATCCATGAGAATGAAAGACTTGCTTCTGAGCTCCTTGTTCTTCAAGACCAGTTAACTAGACAGAATGGGGAACAGATGCAACTTGAGGCTGAACTAAAAGTATTAACAGTACACCTAGAGAAGCTAATGGAGGAAAATAATTTCCTCAATGCCAGTTTGGATGTGCATAAGGCCAAGTTAGTGGAAACTGATAGTAGGGGAAACCAGAATATTGAAGCCGGGAGTCAAGTAAAAGGTCTGGGTGTGAGTAGGGAGGTCCTTGAAAATGCTGCCAACTATGAACCTTCCTGCTTCATACCTTTGAAGCAGGATTCTGACGAATCTACTGTGGTATCGGAGAAACCTGGACCTAATGACGTTGTTGGTGGGTCATCACTTGTGCTGCTTGAACAGGAAGTCTTTGATGATTCTTCTGGATTTCTAGTCCTGAAGGGACACTTGAAGGAGGCTGAGAGAATATTGCAAAACCTTGAAATGACAATTGAACAGATGCACTCTCATTCAGTCTCATTACAGCACTCCATCAGTAAATCAGCTGCACCAGGAGTATCAAATCTAACTAAAGCCTCTGAACCACAGGTGCATCATGATGAACCTGAGGTTGAGAGGAGAGATTTGGCTGAATATCAGTTACTGGGAGACCTGTTTAATTCAACTAAAGAGGTAACAGAAAATTTAAGAGCTCTGCTTAAGCTCTTGGGTCAAGATGCTGATGATGCCAGTTTTCTTTATAGAGGAGAGAGGGATTGTAGAAAATCtgctaatttcacatttcaagAGCACAGGGTTCTACATGAAACTTTGAAGGAATACAGCAACATTCTCCACGCATCCAACATTGAACTGGGGGTTCTGTATGAAGCTTCTAAGCAACATGCTTATGGCATTGAAGCTAAGTACAATGAACTTAAGGTTCTCCATGAAGCTCTAAAGCAGCAAGAAAGTAGCCTCAGTTCGGAAAATGCTGAGCTTGGCAAGAAGTTGAGTGAGTATCAGTTGAAACTTACTGAAATGCAGAGTCAATTCTCTGATTTAAAGCAAAGGTCAGATGATACTACTTCTGCTTTAAATCAACAGTTCAAAAATTCACAGAAGGAAGCAGCTGAGAGGGCTTTGATGCCTGAACTAGAATTGAGATCTATGGTTACTCAGATTGTGGAGACAGTCAGGAGACTTGATTTGTCTGTTGGGCAAGTTTCCAACTTCAGCTTCTCAGATAACAGCAGTGATATCTCAGATCTGAATAGCCAGCTTGCTATTTCTGCTGATTCTGCCATTAACAATATCCGAGAGCTACAAGAGCAACTAGAAATTGCTCATGCAGGTCATGATGCAATATTGAATTCATACAAAGAAGTAGATGAGAAGTATAATGATTTGCATAGGAATAATGAATTCATGGTAGGGATGCTACATGAattgtataatgatctgaagaaACTTGTGATTGATTCATGCGTTTTGGTGGGTGAGCCTGAAATGAATACGCAAGTTGAGAAGCTGCCTGATCCCTTAGACTACAGCAAGTATAAGATCCTCATTGAACAACTGGAGAACGTTTTGGGTGAAAGGCTCCAGCTCCAGTCTGTTAATGACCAGCAGAATTTAGAAATGATGAATAGGACAAGAGACGTTGTGGAAATGAGGAGAGAATGTCTTCATTCTAATGCCATTCAAAAGCTTATTGAACAGGTTGAGAATGTTGTAAAACTGGACGACTCTGAGACTGACTCAGATAGAACTCCTGGTTCCCACCTTGAATTGTTAGTTTGTTTGCTTGTCAAGAAATACAAAGACATTGATCAACAGGTGAGTAATCGTGGAGAGGATCTTGGATCTAAGATGTTTGGGTTGACAGAAGTAGAGGAAAAGATACATCAGTTAGATGCCTTGAGACTTCAGCAGGAATTTGAAATCCTCACTCTGAAAGAAAGTTTGCGCCAGAAAGAAGAAGCCCTTCAGACTGCACATTCTGAGTTACTGAAAAAAGTAAGTGAAATTGAACAGTCAGAACAGCGGGTATCTTCTGTTAGGGAGAAGCTTAGCATTGCTGTGGCAAAGGGGAAAGGTTTGGTGGTGCAGCGTGATGGTCTTAAGCAGTCACTTGCAGAGACATCTGCTGAACTAGAGAGACTCTCACAGGAATTACAGGTAAAAGATGCCCAGCTTCAGGAGTTAGAAATAAAACTGAAGACTTACTCGGAGGCAGGTGAGCGTGTGGAAGCTTTGGAATCTGAACTTTCATACATACGCAATTCAGCTACTGCATTAAGAGAATCATTTCTTCTCAAAGACTCTGTACTGCAGAGAATTGAAGAGATTTTAGAAGACTTAGACCTGCCTGAGCATTTCCATTCTAGAGATATCATTGAAAAGGTTGATTGGTTAGCAAGGTCCACCACTGATAATTCTTTGCCTGCCCCAGATTGGGAGCAGAAAAGTTCTGTTGGAGGCTCCTACTCTGATGCGGGTTTTGTCACTGTTGATACCTGGAAAGAAGATGCACAACCAACCTTAACTTCAGGGGATGACTGGAGAAGAAAATATGAGGACCTTGAGAGCAAGTTTTATGGGTTGGCAGAACAAAATGAAATGCTTGAACAGTCCTTGATGGAAAGAAACCACTTGGTGCAAAGATGGGAGGAACTTTTGGGCAGAATTGATATGCCTTCACAGATGCGGTCCATGGAACCCGAGGAAAAGATTGAATGGCTAGGTGGGGCACTTTCAGAGGCTAATCATGATAAAAATTCTTTGCAGAAGAAGATTGATGACCTTCAAAATTATTTTGGGTCAGTAGCTGCTGATTTGGAAGAGTCTGAAAAGAGAATATCAGATCTTGACTCAGACCTTCAATCAGTTGCCCTTGAGAGGGAGCACCTTTCTGAAAGATTGGATGCTTTGACTTCTGATAATCATAACCTTGCAGCAAAGGCAACTCAATTTGAAGTTGAGAATGAAAAACTTCAGATTAAAGTTAGTGGTTTGAAGGAAGAATTGGATAAGAGGATTGAGGAAGAGGAGGAGAATCTTCTCAAGATGGAGGGTGAAATAAGGAGATTGCAGTACTTGGTTTGTGATGTGTTACAGGATCCTGAAGCAAAAGATTTGGGTTCTGGTGGCAGTAGTACTGCATCATTAGAAGGATTACTGAAGAAGCTTATAGAGAATTACACTAAACTCAAGTCTGTGAATCCTGAACCTGTGGATATTGAAATCGACCAGACTAAGCTATGTGATCCAACCCTTGATCAAGCTGGAAGCAGAGATGCTCTAACTAGCCAGGAGGATGTAGCTTCTTTGAAAAAAGAACTGGAGGAAGTGCAGCATGACTTGATGCAAGCGAAGGAGGAAAGAGATGAATACTTCGGAAAGCATCAATCTTTGCTTCATGAAGTTCAAGCACTTGAAAGGAAAGGAGAGGAGTTGCAAGGGCTACTTAATCAAGAAGAGCAGAAGTCAGCTTCTGTGAGAGAAAAGTTAAATGTTGCTGTTAGAAAAGGGAAATCTTTGGTGCAACAACGGGATGGTCTGAAGAAAACAATTGAAGAGATGAATGCTGAGCTGGAGCGCTTGAAATCTGAGCTTAGCAACCAGGAAAATGCTCTGGCTGATTATGAACTAAAGATGAGGGACTTCTCCACTTACCCCAAAAAAGTAGAAGCCTTAGAAGCTGACAATTTGTTCTTGAGGAATCATTTGACAGAAACCGAACGCATGTTGGAGGAGAAAAGACATACTTTAAATGGGATATTAAATGCAATAGCTGACATTGATGCTGGTGTTGAAATTGATACCTTTGATCCAGTGGAGAAGTTGGGACAAATTGGGAAAGTGTGCCATGATTTGCATGCCTCTGTGTCATCTTCTAAACAAGAGTCGCAGAAGTCCAAGAGAGCTGCAGAGCTACTGCTTGCAGAGTTGAATGAAGTTCAAGAGAGAAACGATGGTCTTCAGGAAGATCTAGCCAAAATTTCGGTTGAGCTTACAGAAGTCACGAAGGATAGGGAGGTGGCAGAGGCTGCAAAACTTGAAGTTCTTTCACGGCTCGAAGAGTTATCTACAGTTCACtctgaaggaaaaagaaaacagtaTTCTGAATTAATGATGCTACAGTCCTGTGTGAATGAAGTCACAAAGGGCTTCAATGATATTCAAAATCTACTTTACAGTGCTTTTATGAAGGACTTGGAATTTTTGCAAAATTTGGAGGTTAACATTAAGTTGTGCTTGGAAGGGGATGATGCCCAAGATGTGGCTGGCTTGCCATACAGTATCTCCAGTGATTTAGAGGACAAG GTGAACTTTCAATCCACAGATACTTCATCAATTGCCAACATACAGGAACCTGTGGATGACAATGCTATAGTTGAAGTTTGCAGTTCAATCTGGCATCACCTGCAGGATTTGACAACTGAAATTACTGCACTCAAAGAAAAGTTCATTGGGTGCTCAAAATCATTGCATGAACAAGGTTACAGTCTATGGAACTTAGTGGGAATCTTGCATAGAGAGAGAAATTCTCAAAAAGAATCTTTTGAAGATATGAGGAGGAATATTATGCATTTAGAATCAATTGGGAAAGAGAAAGACATGGAGTTAGTTGTCTTGAGAAGGAATTTTGCCTTGCTTTATGAAGCTTGTGCTAATTTGGTCTTGgaaattgaaaatggaaaagCCGAGCTGTTAGGAAATAGTTCAACTACTGCAGATCTGGAATTAGCTGGAGCACTTGCACTTGGCGGACAAAACAGAGTTTTGTCCGAGGAACAAATCAAGACTATGGCTGATAAACTTTTATCAACAATGAAAGATTTTTTGAGCATGAAATATCAAATTGCTGAAGGAAGCCAAAGGGAGATGAAAATTACTGTAGAAAATTTACGGAAAGATCTTCAGGAGAAGGACATCCAAAAAGATCAGATATTCGCAGAGCTTGTTGGTCAAATTAAGTTAGCTGAAGCTGCTGCCATGAATTACTCACGAGATCTTCAATCGTCAAAAACACTGGTGCATGATTTGGAAAAAGAACTGGAAGTGGTGAAGGAAGAAAATAAGTCATTGCAGCAGAGAGTAAAAGAACTGCAGGATGTGCATGCCAACTCAGTGGAATTGCATGATAGGGTCAAATCACTGACAGATGTGTTATCATCCAAAGACCAAG AAATCGAGGCCCTTATGCAAGCACTTGATGAGGAGGAGGTCCAAATGGAAGAGTTGACAAAAAAGAACGAGGAACTAGAAAAAGTCCTGCAACAGAAGAACATAGATTTAGAGAACCTTGAAGCTTCTCATGGGAAGGTTGTGAAAAAGCTTTCCATCACTGTGAGCAAGTTTGATGAGCTTCGTGATCTATCACAAAGTCTTCTTATCAAGATTGAACAGCTTCAATCAGAACTACAAGATCGGGATGCTGAGATTTCATTCTTAAGACAAGGGGTCACCAGATGCACCAATGATCTTCTTGCTGCATCACAAATGAACTCTAAAAGAGAATCAAATGAGATACATGAGTTTTTGACTTGGTTTGAGGGAATTGTTTCTTGTGTTGGGTTACCCCATCTGCATTTTGATATGAAGGACATTCAGGTGCCTGAATACAAGGAAATAATACAGAAAAAGCTTAGCTCTATTACATCTGAACTTGAGGACCTACGTGTGGCTGCACAAAGTAAGGATGAATCGTTGCAAGCAGAACGGACTAAAGTGGAAGAGCTAACACGCATGGAAGAAACCCTCAAGAAGACTTTGCAAGAGAAAGAATCCCTATTATATTTGCTTGAAGGTGCAGGAGATGTGGATCATGGAGCTAGTGCAAACTCTGAAATTGTGCAAGTTGAACCTGTG ATAAACCAGTGGGCTGTACCAGGGAACTCCACGGCTTCCCAAGTTCGTAGTTTGCGTAAAGTCAATAATGATCAAGTTGCTATTCATATAGATTCAGATGATGTTAGTAATAGTAGGttagaagatgaagatgaagataaaG TTCATGGTTTCAAATCACTTACCACATCAAGAATTGTTCCAAGGTTTACAAGACCAGTATCTGACATGATAGATGGCTTATG GGTTTCTTGTGATCGGGCACTCATGCGACAACCTGCCTTACGGCTTGCCATTATGATCTATTGGGCTATATTGCATTCACTGTTAGCAGCTTTTGTATTTTGA